In Sorghum bicolor cultivar BTx623 chromosome 8, Sorghum_bicolor_NCBIv3, whole genome shotgun sequence, one genomic interval encodes:
- the LOC8065224 gene encoding aspartyl protease family protein 2 yields the protein MQAMAWSSLAGLLLLLLLAACSDDTIAVVGVANKPVEYEYHNFLASPLSPHTYTAPAAAAAMPSSSSALQVRLVHRDSFAVNASAADLLARRLQRDMRRAAWIITKAATPADPENGTVVTGAPTSGEYIAKITVGTPYENDSSFEALLSPDMGSDVTWLQCMPCFRCYHQPGPVYNRLKSSSASDVGCYAPACRALGSSGGCVQFLNECQYKVEYGDGSSSAGDFGVETLTFPPGVRVPGVAIGCGSDNQGLFPAPAAGILGLGRGSLSFPSQIAGRYGRSFSYCLAGQGTGGRSSTLTFGSGASATTTTTTPPSFTPMLTNSRMYTFYYVGLVGISVGGVRVRGVTESDLRLDPSTGHGGVIVDSGTAVTRLSGPAYAAFRDAFRVAAVKELGWPSPGGPFAFFDTCYSSVRGRVMKKVPAVSMHFAGGVEVKLPPQNYLIPVDSNKGTMCFAFAGSGDRGVSIIGNIQLQGFRVVYDVDGQRVGFAPNSC from the coding sequence ATGCAAGCCATGGCGTGGTCCTCTCTCGCtggactgctgctgctgctgctgctggccgcGTGCTCCGACGACACGATCGCCGTCGTCGGGGTTGCCAACAAGCCCGTGGAGTACGAGTACCACAATTTTCTAGCATCCCCTCTCTCGCCCCACACATACACTGCCCCGGCGGCTGCCGCCGCCAtgccatcgtcgtcgtcggctcTGCAGGTCCGCCTGGTCCACCGCGACTCGTTCGCGGTGAACGCCAGCGCAGCTGACCTCCTCGCGCGCCGCCTGCAGCGGGACATGCGAAGGGCAGCGTGGATCATCACCAAGGCGGCCACACCGGCGGACCCGGAAAACGGCACGGTGGTGACCGGAGCGCCGACGAGCGGGGAGTACATAGCCAAGATCACCGTCGGCACGCCGTACGAAAACGACTCGAGCTTCGAGGCGCTCCTGTCGCCGGACATGGGCAGCGACGTCACCTGGCTACAGTGCATGCCGTGCTTCCGGTGCTACCATCAGCCGGGCCCCGTGTACAACCGGTTGAAGTCAAGCTCGGCGAGCGACGTCGGCTGCTACGCGCCGGCGTGCCGCGCGCTGGGGAGCTCCGGCGGCTGCGTCCAGTTCCTCAACGAGTGCCAGTACAAGGTCGAGTACGGCGATGGCTCGTCGTCGGCGGGCGATTTCGGCGTCGAGACGCTGACCTTCCCGCCGGGCGTCCGCGTACCGGGCGTGGCGATCGGGTGCGGCTCCGACAACCAGGGCCTGTTCCCAGCGCCGGCGGCGGGGATCCTGGGCCTCGGCAGAGGGAGCTTGTCGTTCCCAAGCCAAATCGCCGGCCGCTACGGCCGGAGCTTCTCCTATTGCCTGGCCGGCCAAGGCACCGGCGGCCGGTCGTCGACGCTGACCTTCGGCTCAGGCGCcagcgccaccaccaccaccaccacgccgCCGTCGTTCACGCCCATGTTGACGAACTCGCGTATGTATACGTTCTACTACGTGGGTCTCGTCGGCATCAGCGTGGGCGGCGTGCGTGTGCGGGGCGTCACCGAATCTGACCTCCGCCTTGATCCGTCCACGGGCCACGGCGGCGTCATCGTGGACTCCGGCACCGCCGTGACCCGCCTCTCCGGCCCCGCGTACGCCGCGTTCCGTGACGCCTTCCGCGTGGCGGCGGTGAAGGAGCTCGGCTGGCCCTCCCCCGGCGGCCCCTTCGCCTTCTTCGATACGTGCTATAGCAGCGTGCGTGGACGCGTGATGAAGAAGGTGCCTGCTGTGTCGATGCACTTCGCCGGCGGCGTCGAGGTGAAGCTCCCGCCGCAGAACTACCTCATCCCCGTGGACTCCAACAAGGGCACCATGTGCTTCGCGTTCGCCGGCAGCGGCGACCGTGGTGTCTCCATCATCGGCAACATCCAGCTGCAGGGTTTCCGCGTCGTGTACGACGTCGACGGCCAGCGTGTTGGGTTCGCGCCAAATAGTTGCTGA
- the LOC8071519 gene encoding aspartyl protease family protein 2 — MTMVSSCIAGLLLLLAARSAAAAVGLATPVEYQYHSYAVTPLSPHAHSSPEAAEDGAHAHQEDMAASSSSAMHVRLLHRDSFAVNATGAELLARRLQRDELRAAWIISTAAANGTPPPDVVGLSTGRGLVAPVVSRAPTSGDYIAKIAVGTPAVEALLALDTASDLTWLQCQPCRRCYPQSGPVFDPRHSTSYGEMNYDAPDCQALGRSGGGDAKRGTCIYTVLYGDGDGHGSTSTSVGDLVEETLTFAGGVRQAYLSIGCGHDNKGLFGAPAAGILGLSRGQISIPHQIAFLGYNASFSYCLVDFISGPGSPSSTLTFGAGAVDTSPPASFTPTVLNQNMPTFYYVRLIGVSVGGVRVPGVTERDLQLDPYTGHGGVILDSGTTVTRLARPAYTAFRDAFRAAATGLGQVSTGGPSGLFDTCYTVGGRAGVKVPAVSMHFAGGVELSLQPKNYLITVDSRGTVCFAFAGTGDRSVSVIGNILQQGFRVVYDIGGQRVGFAPNSC, encoded by the exons ATGACCATGGTGTCGTCGTGTATCGCCggacttctccttcttctcgccgcgcgctccgccgccgccgccgtcgggctCGCCACGCCTGTGGAGTACCAGTACCACAGTTATGCGGTAACACCTCTGTCTCCGCACGCACATAGCTCCCCGGAGGCTGCCGAAGACGGCGCTCACGCGCATCAGGAGGACATGgctgcgtcgtcgtcgtcggctatGCACGTTCGCCTGCTCCACCGCGACTCGTTCGCCGTGAACGCCACTGGAGCCGAACTCCTCGCGCGCCGCCTGCAGCGAGACGAGCTGAGGGCAGCGTGGATCATCTCCACAGCTGCTGCGAACGGTACGCCGCCACCGGACGTCGTTGGGCTCTCCACCGGACGCGGGCTCGTGGCGCCGGTGGTGTCCAGGGCGCCGACGAGCGGGGACTACATCGCCAAGATCGCGGTGGGCACGCCGGCCGTCGAGGCGCTGCTGGCGCTGGACACGGCCAGCGACCTCACGTGGCTGCAGTGCCAGCCATGCCGGCGGTGCTACCCGCAGTCCGGGCCCGTGTTCGACCCGCGGCACTCGACGTCGTACGGCGAGATGAATTACGACGCGCCGGATTGCCAAGCACTGGGACGatccggcggcggcgacgcgaaGCGCGGGACGTGCATCTACACCGTGCTctacggggacggggacgggcaTGGCTCCACGTCCACGTCGGtgggtgacctcgtcgaggagACGCTGACCTTCGCCGGCGGCGTCCGGCAGGCGTACCTGTCCATCGGCTGCGGCCATGACAACAAGGGCCTGTTCGGTGCGCCGGCGGCGGGGATCCTAGGGCTCAGCCGCGGCCAGATATCGATCCCGCACCAGATCGCGTTTCTCGGCTACAACGCGAGCTTCTCCTACTGCCTCGTCGACTTCATCTCCGGCCCGGGCTCCCCCTCCTCCACCCTCACCTTCGGTGCCGGCGCCGTGGACACCTCTCCGCCGGCGTCCTTCACCCCCACGGTCCTCAACCAGAACATGCCCACGTTCTACTACGTGCGGCTCATCGGCGTCAGCGTGGGCGGCGTGCGCGTGCCGGGCGTCACTGAGCGCGACCTCCAGCTAGACCCATACACGGGTCACGGCGGCGTCATCCTGGACTCCGGCACCACCGTGACGCGGCTCGCCCGCCCGGCGTACACCGCGTTCCGTGACGCCTTCCGTGCCGCAGCAACCGGTCTCGGCCAGGTCTCCACCGGCGGCCCCTCCGGCTTATTTGATACGTGCTACACCGTGGGCGGCAGAGCGGGCGTGAAG GTGCCCGCCGTGTCAATGCACTTCGCCGGCGGCGTGGAGCTGAGTCTCCAGCCCAAGAACTACCTCATCACCGTCGACTCCAGGGGCACCGTCTGCTTCGCGTTCGCCGGCACCGGCGACCGTAGCGTTTCAGTCATCGGCAACATCTTGCAGCAGGGGTTCCGCGTCGTGTACGACATCGGTGGCCAGCGCGTTGGGTTCGCGCCCAATAGCTGCTGA